The stretch of DNA AAAAAACGGCTTGAATATTTTAAGGACTTGGAAGCAAAGAAAAAGAAAGGGGAATTGACAAAATATACAAAAAAAGAAAGGGCTAAGATAGATGAAGAATTGAGAAATTTAGAAATTAAATTTGGAGGAGTAAAAGAATTGGAGAAACTTCCCGATGCTATTTTTGTTTTAGATATGAAAAAAGATGCTTTGGCAGTTAAAGAAGCGGGGAGGAAAAGAATTAAGATTATTGGTATAGCAGATACTAATGTTGACCCAACCTTAGTTGATTATCCAATTCCAGCGAATGATGACGCAATATCTTCTGTGAAATATATCCTAGATAAAGTAAAAGATGTTATAATGAAAGCAAAGATTAAAGCAAAGAGCTAAGTGTTTAAAGTGACACCTTAAATAACATTATGTATGTCAAACATCGAGCAAATCAAACAACTTCGTCAGGAAACTGGCGTTTCAATATCGGAGTGTAAAAAGGCCCTTGAGAAAGCAAAAGGGGATTTTGATAAAGCGAAGGAGATTTTAAGAAAGTGGGGAAGAGAACTGGCTGGGAAAAAGTCAGAAAGAAAAGCTGGATTGGGAATAGTTGAAGCTTATATCCACCCTGATAAAAGAATTGGGGCAATGACTGAGCTGCGCTGTGAAACTGACTTTGTTGCTAAATCAAAAGATTTTAAAGAGCTTGCTCACGAGCTTTGTTTACAGATTGCTGCTATGGACCCAGAAGAGAATTCTTTGCTATCTCAGTCCTGGATAAAAGATGAAACAAAAACCATCAGAGAGTTAATTGATGAATATATTGCAAAATTAGGAGAGAATATTATTGTGAAGAGATTTATAAGATACGAAATTTAATTATGTTAGAGTTAATTGCTACAATTATACTTTTAGTTGGTCTTATTGGAATGGCCATCATTATATTCCAAAAGATTCCAGTTCTAACTGAATTGTTAACACAAGAGGTTGAGAAGCCAGGAGTTTTAGACAGACTCAAGCATAAAATAAGAAATAATGGAACCATTAAGTCCTTTTCTCCTTTATTGCTGTTGCAGAGAATTCTTTCCGGGATTAGGGTTTTAATTTTGAGAACTGAGAAGAAGCTGCGTCAGAAATCCATTGAAAACAAATTCTCTGACGATTATTGGAAAAGGATAAGAAAGGAGAAGTAATTGTGCTGGAGTAGCTTAATGGTAAAGCAGTGGTTTTGTAAACCACCGACGTGAGTTCGATTCTCGCCTCCAGCTCTTGACAAAGGTTTTTGAAGAAGTAAAATGAAAGTGGATAATTAAATAATTAAAAAACATGTAAGATTTAAGAAAAAATTAAGGCACCAAAATACCCGCGAAGGTATCTAATGATTTGGATGTCTTCGCGGTTATTTTTTGGAAAGAACGTTGACAACTTAACCCTGTTAAATTTGCTTCGCAACTATTTAACGGGATAAATAAGGACAATTCAGTTTTTTAGAGTTGTCCCGACAATATTTTTTTTGAGAGTTTGATCCTGGCTCAGGATGAACGCTAGCGGCGTGGATAAGGCATGCAAGTCGAGGGGTTCTCGTTTCGGCGGGGACACCGGCAAACGGGTTAGTAACACGTAGATACATACCGTTCACACAGGCATAACTCATCGAAAGATGAGCTAATTCCTGATGGTCCTGCCCTCGGGCGGGTAAAGGTTTCGAGCAATCGATTCCGGTGGATGAATGGTCTGCGGCTTATCAGCTTGTTGGTGAGGTAA from Patescibacteria group bacterium encodes:
- the rpsB gene encoding 30S ribosomal protein S2 → MVEDKKKVKKEDFKLRPEEMTEAGLHFGHRTSRINPKMKPYIYGVRNSVHIIDLEKTTEKFKEALKFIKKLISENKTLLLVGTKIQIKDLVKDVAKDCDLPYISERWLGGTFTNFKTIKKRLEYFKDLEAKKKKGELTKYTKKERAKIDEELRNLEIKFGGVKELEKLPDAIFVLDMKKDALAVKEAGRKRIKIIGIADTNVDPTLVDYPIPANDDAISSVKYILDKVKDVIMKAKIKAKS
- the tsf gene encoding translation elongation factor Ts, encoding MSNIEQIKQLRQETGVSISECKKALEKAKGDFDKAKEILRKWGRELAGKKSERKAGLGIVEAYIHPDKRIGAMTELRCETDFVAKSKDFKELAHELCLQIAAMDPEENSLLSQSWIKDETKTIRELIDEYIAKLGENIIVKRFIRYEI